Proteins from one Ranitomeya variabilis isolate aRanVar5 chromosome 1, aRanVar5.hap1, whole genome shotgun sequence genomic window:
- the BMF gene encoding bcl-2-modifying factor isoform X5, with product MMSRMTQGFLTQTQQPVGGGEFSRMEHAMFMSSDELDDDVFYPDDFEFSREPITPSSTSMFSPSPPYNCLLSRFQLFTVSHCCGPGCRITECKDKATQTLEPSSTSGDIMLPCGVSESPPRLFYGNAGYLLHQSTNLSIPTGNGTGRLRQELSAERRIAQKLQCIGDQFHRLHLQRVPESGGRVERPQSKLLEV from the exons ATGATGTCCAGAATGACCCAGGgtttcctgacccaaactcaacagccagTAGGAGGCGGTGAATTCAG CAGGATGGAGCACGCTATGTTCATGAGTTCAGATGAATTGGACGACGATGTGTTTTATCCAGATGACTTTGAATTCTCAAGGGAGCCTATAACTCCATCGTCAACGTCAATGTTCTCTCCGAGTCCTCCTTACAATTGTCTCCTCAGCCGGTTCCAGCTCTTCACTGTATCGCACTGCTGCGGTCCAGGATGCAGGATTACGGAGTGCAAAGACAAAGCCACTCAGACCCTAGAACCGTCCTCCACCAGTGGTGATATCATGTTACCGTGTGGCGTTTCGGAATCTCCACCGAGACTCTTCTATG GAAATGCTGGATATCTCTTACACCAGTCTACAAACCTATCCATACCAACTGGAAATGGGACAGGTCGTCTGAGGCAGGAACTGAGTGCTGAGCGCCGAATTGCTCAAAAGTTGCAGTGCATCGGTGATCAATTCCACAGACTTCATCTACAGAGG